One part of the Solanum dulcamara chromosome 8, daSolDulc1.2, whole genome shotgun sequence genome encodes these proteins:
- the LOC129899112 gene encoding uncharacterized protein At2g34160-like: MEEVTEGVNNLKLVDSQKKNRIQVSNTKKPLFFYVNLSKRYMQQYSEVELSALGMAISTVVSIAEILKNNGLATEKKIMTSTVDVKEDMRGRPVQKAKIEIVLGKTVNFDELMLAGQNDGKNIQEQS, encoded by the exons ATGGAAGAGGTAACTGAAGGAGTGAACAATTTGAAGCTGGTTGATTCTCAGAAGAAGAATcgtattcaagtatctaataCTAAGAAACCTCTTTTCTTCTATGTTAATCTTTCCAAG AGGTATATGCAGCAGTATAGTGAGGTGGAGCTTTCAGCTTTGGGAATGG CAATTTCAACAGTTGTATCAATTGCTGAAATTCTAAAGAATAATGGGCTGGCCACCGAAAAAA AAATCATGACTTCTACAGTTgatgtaaaggaagatatgAGGGGAAGACCTGTTCAGAAGGCCAAG ATTGAAATCGTACTGGGTAAGACAGTCAACTTTGATGAGTTGATGCTCGCTGGGCAAAATGATGGGAAAAATATTCAGGAACAGAGttga
- the LOC129899111 gene encoding uncharacterized protein LOC129899111 yields the protein MLLAVLFANSEGNILVERFNGVPAEERLHWRSFLVKLGSENLKGVKNEELLVACHKSVYIVYTKLGDVSIYVVGKDEYDELSLSEAIFVITSALKDVCGKPPTERLFLDKYGKICLCLDEIVWTGLLENIDKDRIKRLVRLKPPTDF from the exons ATGCTTCTGGCGGTGCTATTCGCCAATTCCGAGGGCAACATCCTCGTCGAACG ATTTAATGGAGTGCCTGCAGAGGAACGACTGCATTGGCGGTCTTTCTTAGTTAAGCTGGGTTCGGAGAATCTCAAAGGGGTCAAGAATGAAGAACTCCTTGTTGCTTGCCACAA GTCTGTTTACATCGTATATACAAAACTTGGAGATGTAAGCATTTATGTCGTCGGGAAGGATGAATATGATGAACTTTCTT TGTCTGAAGCAATCTTTGTTATAACATCTGCTCTCAAGGATGTATGTGGGAAACCTCCAACAGAGAGGCTTTTCCTGGACAAGTATGGAAAGATTTGCTTGTGCTTGGATGAGATTGTGTGGACG GGTTTACTGGAGAACATCGACAAAGATAGAATCAAGAGACTAGTTAGGTTGAAACCACCAACTGATTTCTGA
- the LOC129898758 gene encoding phospholipase D alpha 1, whose amino-acid sequence MAQIQLHGTLHVTIFEVDNLQGQEEGGHFFSKIKQHFEETVGIGKGTPKIYATIDLEKARVGRTRMIENEPKNPRWYESFHIYCAHMASNVIFTIKDDNPFGATLIGRAYVPVEELLEGDEIDKWVEILDKEMNPIAEGSKIHVKLQFFDVSRDPNWGRGIRSSRYPGVPYTFFTQRAGSRVSLYQDAHVPDNFIPKIPLSGGKYYEPHRCWEDIFDAITNAKHLIYITGWSVYTEITLVRDSRRQKPGGDITLGELLKKKASEGVKVLMLVWDDRTSVGLLKRDGLMATHDQETEQYFQGTDVHCVLCPRNPDNGGSFVQDIQISTMFTHHQKIIVVDSALPSGESEKRRILSFVGGIDLCDGRYDTPFHSLFRTLDTAHHDDFHQPNFPDGSITKGGPREPWHDIHSRLEGPIAWDVLFNFEQRWRKQGGKDILVNFRELDDTIIPPSPVMYPDDHETWNVQLFRSIDGGAAFGFPDTPEDAAKAGLVSGKDNIIDRSIQDAYIHAIRRAKKFIYIENQYFLGSCADWQCDDIKVEDIGALHVIPKELALKIVSKIEAGERFTVYVVVPMWPEGIPESASVQAILDWQRRTMEMMYRHIVQAMNAKGIEEDPRNYLTFFCIGNREVKKSGEYEPSESPEPDSNYMRAQEARRFMIYVHSKMMIVDDEYIIVGSANINQRSMDGARDSEIAMGAYQPYHLVTSQPARGQIHGFRMALWYEHLGMLDETFQHPESEECVRKVNQIADKYWDLYSSESVERDLPGHLLRYPIGVATEGDITELPGHEFFPDTKARVLGTKSDYLPPNLTT is encoded by the exons ATGGCTCAGATTCAGCTTCATGGAACTCTACATGTCACGATCTTCGAGGTCGATAATCTGCAGGGTCAGGAAGAGGGTGGGCACTTCTTTAGCAAG ATAAAACAACATTTTGAGGAGACAGTTGGTATTGGGAAAGGAACTCCAAAAATTTATGCTACAATTGATTTGGAAAAGGCTAGGGTTGGGAGAACCAGAATGATTGAAAATGAACCAAAAAATCCAAGGTGGTATGAGTCTTTTCACATTTACTGTGCACATATGGCTTCAAATGTTATATTCACTATCAAGGATGACAATCCCTTTGGTGCAACCTTAATTGGAAGAGCTTATGTTCCGGTTGAAGAACTTTTGGAAGGGGATGAGATTGATAAATGGGTTGAGATACTGGATAAAGAAATGAATCCTATAGCAGAAGGTTCTAAAATCCACGTTAAGCTACAGTTTTTTGATGTCAGTCGAGATCCAAACTGGGGACGTGGAATTAGAAGCTCTAGATATCCTGGTGTTCCTTACACTTTCTTTACACAGAGAGCGGGATCACGGGTTTCCTTGTATCAAGATGCTCATGTGCCAGACAATTTTATTCCTAAAATCCCTCTCTCTGGCGGAAAGTATTATGAGCCCCACAGATGTTGGGAAGATATATTTGATGCTATTACTAATGCAAAGCACTTGATTTACATTACTGGCTGGTCAGTATATACTGAAATAACCTTGGTGAGGGACTCGAGGAGGCAAAAACCTGGAGGAGACATCACATTGGGGGAGCTGCTCAAGAAGAAGGCAAGTGAAGGTGTTAAAGTTCTTATGCTTGTTTGGGATGATAGGACGTCCGTGGGTTTGCTTAAGAGGGATGGTCTGATGGCCACTCATGACCAAGAAACTGAACAGTACTTTCAAGGTACTGATGTACACTGTGTCCTCTGCCCTCGGAATCCTGATAATGGTGGAAGCTTTGTCCAAGATATACAAATCTCTACCATGTTTACCCATCACCAGAAAATCATAGTAGTGGACAGTGCACTGCCCAGCGGAGAGTCGGAAAAGAGGAGAATTCTGAGTTTTGTCGGAGGTATTGATCTTTGCGATGGAAGATATGATACACCTTTCCATTCGCTTTTTAGGACATTGGACACTGCACATCATGATGATTTCCACCAACCTAATTTTCCTGATGGCTCAATTACCAAAGGTGGACCAAGGGAGCCCTGGCATGACATTCACTCTCGGCTTGAAGGCCCAATTGCTTGGGACGTTCTGTTTAATTTTGAGCAGAGATGGAGAAAGCAGGGAGGAAAGGATATTCTTGTCAACTTTAGAGAGCTTGATGATACTATAATTCCTCCATCTCCGGTAATGTACCCTGATGATCATGAAACATGGAATGTTCAGTTATTCAGATCAATTGATGGGGGGGCTGCTTTTGGCTTTCCTGACACACCTGAAGATGCAGCAAAAGCTGGTCTTGTCAGCGGGAAGGATAACATAATTGATAGAAGCATCCAAGATGCTTATATTCATGCTATTCGTCGagcaaaaaaatttatttacatTGAAAATCAGTATTTTCTTGGAAGCTGTGCTGACTGGCAGTGTGATGATATCAAGGTAGAGGACATAGGTGCTTTGCATGTCATTCCAAAGGAACTTGCATTGAAGATTGTCAGTAAGATTGAAGCCGGGGAAAGGTTTACTGTTTATGTTGTGGTCCCAATGTGGCCAGAAGGAATCCCCGAAAGCGCATCAGTACAAGCAATATTAGACTGGCAGAGGAGGACAATGGAGATGATGTATAGGCACATTGTTCAAGCAATGAATGCTAAAGGTATTGAGGAAGATCCAAGGAATTATTTGACATTTTTCTGCATTGGTAACCGGGAGGTGAAGAAGAGTGGAGAATATGAACCTTCTGAGAGCCCAGAGCCTGATTCTAATTACATGCGAGCTCAGGAGGCTCGACGTTTCATGATATATGTCCATTCCAAGATGATGATTG TGGATGACGAGTACATCATAGTTGGATCAGCCAACATAAACCAGAGATCTATGGATGGTGCTAGAGATTCGGAAATAGCCATGGGAGCCTATCAGCCTTATCATTTGGTCACCAGTCAACCAGCTAGGGGTCAAATTCATGGTTTCAGAATGGCATTGTGGTACGAGCACCTTGGTATGCTCGATGAGACCTTCCAACATCCAGAAAGTGAGGAATGTGTGAGAAAGGTGAATCAAATAGCTGATAAATACTGGGATCTGTACTCAAGTGAGAGTGTAGAAAGAGATCTGCCTGGTCACTTGCTCCGCTACCCCATTGGAGTGGCTACCGAAGGGGATATCACGGAGCTACCAGGCCATGAGTTTTTCCCCGATACCAAGGCCAGAGTTCTTGGTACTAAATCTGACTACCTTCCTCCTAACCTCACTACATAA
- the LOC129900390 gene encoding uncharacterized protein LOC129900390, protein MPCLMVSQGLVLATAMAVSAGTVILFDLLRQKYFSIAQLELTNNIQNSPILKSCLSSGKKKMNSNKKQKKRVHFAADVKDSNSNGDEYRREYTNSCGKKILVMPANSRALYTGILKNRVYRMEFSY, encoded by the exons ATGCCCTGTTTGATGGTATCACAAGGGTTGGTCCTGGCAACAGCCATGGCCGTTTCTGCCGGTACCGTCATTCTCTTTGATCTTCTTcggcaaaaatatttttcaattgcACAACTTGAACTTACCAACAATATTCAAAATTCGCCTATTCTCAAGTCTTGCTTGTCATCAG GTAAAAAGAAGATGAATTCGAataagaaacaaaagaaaagagttCATTTTGCAGCAGATGTGAAAGATTCAAATAGTAATGGCGATGAGTACAGAAGAGAATATACAAATTCTTGTGGGAAGAAGATTTTGGTTATGCCAGCGAATAGTAGGGCTTTGTACACTGGAATTCTCAAAAATCGGGTGTATCGCATGGAATTCTCTTATTga